The proteins below are encoded in one region of Aquisphaera giovannonii:
- a CDS encoding S1C family serine protease, which produces MGAVGGLAALLAVVLMWRGSDGREAAAAPRLVAGAVPGVPPSIGPALEPARAAAGPAGRPAAAPVAAPEARPLSTREIVERTEASVALIKGKGGSGSGFLIGPGTVATNSHVIRREMIRNLEVYFPSAAGADKGPHRAALRYEDPRRDLAILAIESGLPAIPIARSHRFARGEDVTIIGSPGLGHGQLLLQNAVCKGVLSSETDIDGMHYYQLSAAVNPGNSGGPAMNSAGEVIGIVTLKSSTEEAIGFCIPIGDVAAALRGLGGPGGAGDEAAAARKHGVAAVYHGLHRFCEVHAKALNLYLQGMADAMQQGRPATDGFRAAREAIGGDLRQVEEDADDLKAELDRLGGDAAPGGAGRALRGLWDAYSDMKRLIDRPQGTFEGFRTRAFQAKDRFARASGSVEGELGLSPDD; this is translated from the coding sequence GTGGGCGCCGTCGGCGGACTCGCCGCCCTGCTCGCGGTCGTGCTGATGTGGCGAGGGTCCGACGGGCGCGAGGCGGCCGCCGCGCCTCGGCTCGTCGCCGGCGCGGTCCCCGGCGTGCCGCCGTCCATCGGGCCGGCCCTTGAGCCGGCCCGGGCAGCCGCCGGCCCCGCGGGACGACCGGCGGCCGCCCCCGTCGCCGCCCCCGAGGCGCGGCCGCTCAGCACCCGGGAGATCGTCGAGCGGACGGAGGCCTCGGTGGCCCTGATCAAGGGGAAGGGCGGATCCGGGTCGGGCTTCCTGATCGGCCCGGGCACGGTCGCGACCAACTCCCACGTCATCCGGCGGGAGATGATCCGCAACCTCGAGGTCTACTTCCCGTCGGCCGCGGGGGCCGACAAGGGGCCCCATCGCGCGGCGCTCCGCTACGAGGACCCCCGCCGCGACCTGGCGATCCTCGCGATCGAGAGCGGCCTGCCGGCGATCCCGATCGCGAGGTCCCACCGCTTCGCCCGCGGCGAGGACGTGACGATCATCGGCAGCCCGGGCCTGGGGCACGGCCAGCTCCTCCTCCAGAACGCCGTCTGCAAGGGGGTGCTGAGCTCGGAGACGGACATCGACGGCATGCACTACTACCAGCTCAGCGCGGCGGTGAACCCGGGCAACTCCGGCGGGCCGGCCATGAACTCCGCCGGAGAGGTCATCGGCATCGTCACCCTGAAGTCCAGCACCGAGGAGGCCATCGGCTTCTGCATCCCGATCGGCGACGTCGCCGCCGCCCTCCGCGGGCTCGGGGGCCCGGGCGGGGCGGGCGACGAGGCGGCGGCGGCGCGCAAGCACGGCGTGGCGGCCGTCTATCACGGCCTGCACCGCTTCTGCGAGGTCCACGCGAAGGCCCTCAACCTGTACCTGCAAGGGATGGCCGACGCGATGCAGCAGGGCCGGCCGGCGACCGACGGCTTCCGGGCCGCGCGGGAGGCCATCGGCGGCGACCTCCGGCAGGTCGAGGAGGACGCCGACGACCTCAAGGCCGAGCTCGATCGGCTCGGCGGCGACGCGGCCCCGGGGGGGGCGGGCCGCGCCCTGCGGGGACTCTGGGATGCCTACTCGGACATGAAGCGGCTGATCGACCGCCCGCAGGGCACGTTCGAAGGCTTCCGCACCCGGGCCTTCCAGGCGAAGGACCGGTTCGCCAGGGCGTCCGGGAGCGTCGAGGGCGAGCTCGGCCTGAGCCCGGACGACTGA